In Deltaproteobacteria bacterium, a single genomic region encodes these proteins:
- a CDS encoding FAD-binding oxidoreductase, with product MDLKSGYPFWAIKNGLMTAFPPLTDDVRCDVAIVGGGITGALIADEFSQHGHAVVVLEQRDVGWGSSAASTALLQYEIDTHMTALAQRYGEADAVLAYRACLDAIPQLQAVATELGDVDFATTDSLYYASKRGHAKDLREEFAMRRAHGLPVEFLEAAAVRERFSIAAPCAILSTVAARVDPYRMACRLLTRLARRGGHVFDRTTMDRFEATERGVTLHTPRGACVHAGHVVLAAGYAGQRVLGQRVARTRSSYAFITDPIDADTLGPFASTMVWESARPYLYLRSTGDGRLLVGGDDDAIDLPARRDRRVETKARSLNKKAQRLLPDIAVRPCFAWAGTFAETEDGLPFFGPHAEHGPRVHFAMAYGGNGITYSMLGGGLLRARIEGREHPLGRLFGFDRIA from the coding sequence ATGGATCTCAAGAGCGGGTACCCCTTCTGGGCGATCAAGAACGGCCTGATGACCGCGTTTCCGCCGCTGACGGACGACGTACGCTGCGACGTTGCGATCGTTGGCGGCGGCATCACGGGGGCGCTCATCGCCGACGAGTTCTCGCAGCACGGACACGCGGTGGTCGTGCTCGAGCAGCGCGACGTCGGCTGGGGCAGCTCCGCGGCCAGCACCGCACTCCTGCAGTACGAGATCGACACCCACATGACCGCGCTCGCGCAGCGCTACGGCGAGGCCGACGCGGTGCTCGCGTATCGTGCGTGCCTCGACGCGATCCCCCAGCTCCAGGCCGTCGCGACCGAGCTCGGCGACGTCGACTTCGCGACCACCGACAGCCTGTACTACGCCAGCAAGCGCGGGCACGCGAAGGACCTGCGCGAGGAGTTCGCGATGCGCCGGGCCCACGGCTTGCCGGTCGAGTTCCTCGAGGCCGCGGCGGTACGCGAGCGATTCAGCATCGCTGCGCCCTGCGCGATCCTCAGCACGGTCGCCGCGCGCGTCGATCCGTACCGGATGGCCTGTCGCCTGTTGACCCGCCTCGCCCGGCGCGGCGGCCACGTCTTCGACCGCACCACGATGGATCGCTTCGAGGCGACCGAGCGCGGCGTCACCCTGCACACCCCGCGGGGCGCGTGCGTGCATGCGGGCCATGTCGTGCTCGCGGCGGGCTACGCCGGCCAGCGGGTGCTCGGGCAGCGAGTCGCCCGCACCCGCAGCAGCTACGCATTCATCACCGACCCGATCGACGCCGACACCCTCGGCCCGTTCGCGAGCACGATGGTGTGGGAGTCTGCGCGCCCCTATCTCTACCTGCGAAGCACCGGCGACGGCCGCCTGCTCGTCGGCGGTGACGACGACGCGATCGATCTTCCGGCGCGCCGCGATCGCCGGGTCGAGACCAAGGCGCGGAGCTTGAACAAGAAGGCCCAGCGTCTGCTGCCCGACATCGCGGTGCGCCCCTGCTTCGCGTGGGCAGGCACCTTCGCAGAGACCGAAGACGGCCTGCCCTTCTTCGGCCCCCACGCCGAGCACGGCCCGCGCGTGCACTTCGCGATGGCCTACGGCGGCAACGGCATCAC
- a CDS encoding SRPBCC family protein — protein MPKSAVTIERRYDAPAELVWALLTDTNRFDRALGLGFASYRWETIDGRRVHVARARQNGVEMEWIEPPYEWIEGRMLEGARQFLAGPAKTGGMRMEVEPDGDGARARVTVSGSSTQWYMRLLNPLVRAHLAGRTRAYLEAIAELLRGPALARVTAETPGVRPPAERVAALLDDGSKPALSGGHTPVDHAELERRAERLRSYELPGAASERLIAWLRERPDEDVAQMQPFARARGWGLDRREVLRTFLHATRAGLVDLNWQINCPVCRVSAAVEDSLEKLGRQVHCEACNIRYDVDFGRSVEAVFRCNAAVRPVTPGVFCAASPALRPHVIAQLRVEPGAVRDAVLPLADGHLLLRTLGAQRPAVLEAAVAPASLSVVLRPGEVECTATGASSDGTTALRVTSALDEPAYVSIERGAWSCDAVLGSVIATLPEFVELFATEAPAAGLELSVGRLVLLFSDLTGSTALYERVGDARAFAIVQAHFRSMERCATAHDGTVVKTMGDAVMVSFSRIEDAVAAGIAMVAATNDEHGGEGISVKIGIHEGPCLAVRANDRLDFFGTTVNVAARLQAQAGPSELVLARETAAHSASAQLLRSFGVRRFRASLKGIAAEQELLGFDLRAPVAAAMERASGDET, from the coding sequence ATGCCGAAGTCCGCGGTCACGATCGAGCGACGCTACGACGCACCCGCCGAGCTCGTGTGGGCGTTGCTGACCGACACCAATCGCTTCGATCGCGCGCTCGGCCTCGGCTTCGCCTCGTATCGCTGGGAGACCATCGACGGCCGGCGTGTGCACGTGGCCCGCGCGCGCCAGAACGGCGTCGAGATGGAGTGGATCGAGCCGCCGTATGAGTGGATCGAGGGCCGCATGCTCGAGGGCGCGCGGCAGTTCCTCGCTGGGCCCGCGAAGACCGGCGGCATGCGCATGGAGGTCGAGCCCGACGGCGACGGTGCCCGTGCACGCGTGACGGTCTCGGGTAGCTCGACGCAGTGGTACATGCGGCTGCTCAATCCGCTGGTGCGCGCGCACCTGGCAGGACGGACGCGCGCCTACCTCGAGGCCATCGCCGAGCTGCTGCGTGGCCCTGCGCTCGCGCGCGTGACGGCCGAAACGCCCGGCGTGAGACCGCCCGCCGAGCGCGTCGCGGCGCTGCTCGACGACGGATCGAAGCCGGCGCTGAGCGGCGGGCACACCCCGGTCGATCACGCCGAGCTCGAGCGCCGGGCCGAGCGCCTGCGTAGCTACGAGCTCCCGGGTGCCGCGAGCGAGCGCCTGATCGCGTGGCTGCGCGAGCGCCCCGACGAGGATGTCGCGCAGATGCAGCCGTTCGCACGCGCGCGCGGCTGGGGTCTCGATCGCCGCGAGGTGCTGCGGACCTTCTTACACGCCACGCGGGCGGGGCTCGTCGACCTGAACTGGCAGATCAACTGCCCGGTGTGTCGAGTCTCGGCGGCGGTCGAGGACTCGCTCGAGAAGCTCGGTCGGCAGGTGCACTGCGAGGCCTGCAACATCCGCTACGACGTCGACTTCGGCCGCAGCGTCGAGGCGGTGTTCCGCTGCAACGCGGCGGTGCGACCGGTGACGCCGGGGGTGTTCTGCGCGGCCAGCCCGGCGCTGCGCCCCCACGTCATCGCGCAGCTGCGGGTCGAGCCGGGCGCGGTGCGGGATGCGGTGCTGCCGCTCGCCGACGGGCACCTGCTGCTGCGGACGCTGGGCGCACAGCGACCCGCCGTGCTCGAGGCCGCGGTCGCGCCGGCATCGCTTTCGGTGGTGCTGCGTCCCGGCGAGGTCGAGTGCACCGCGACGGGGGCGTCGAGCGACGGCACCACCGCGCTGCGCGTCACGTCGGCGCTCGACGAGCCCGCGTACGTCTCGATCGAGCGCGGCGCCTGGTCCTGCGACGCCGTGCTCGGCAGCGTGATCGCGACGCTGCCCGAGTTCGTCGAGCTGTTCGCCACCGAGGCCCCCGCGGCGGGGCTCGAGCTCAGCGTCGGGCGGCTCGTGTTGCTGTTCAGCGACCTCACCGGTTCCACGGCGCTGTACGAGCGGGTCGGCGACGCCCGTGCGTTCGCGATCGTGCAGGCCCACTTCCGCTCGATGGAGCGCTGCGCAACTGCCCACGACGGCACCGTGGTCAAGACCATGGGCGACGCCGTGATGGTCTCGTTCTCGCGGATCGAGGATGCCGTCGCCGCCGGCATCGCGATGGTCGCGGCCACCAACGACGAGCACGGCGGTGAGGGCATCAGCGTGAAGATTGGCATCCACGAAGGACCGTGCCTCGCGGTGCGCGCCAACGATCGCTTGGACTTCTTCGGCACCACGGTCAATGTCGCGGCGCGCCTGCAGGCGCAGGCGGGTCCGTCGGAGCTGGTGCTCGCGCGCGAGACGGCGGCGCATTCCGCCTCCGCGCAGCTACTGCGCAGCTTCGGCGTGCGTCGGTTCCGTGCGTCGTTGAAAGGCATCGCAGCGGAGCAGGAGCTGCTGGGGTTCGATCTGCGTGCCCCGGTGGCGGCGGCGATGGAACGTGCGAGCGGTGACGAGACCTGA
- a CDS encoding cysteine desulfurase: protein MSMPIYLDHNATTPVHPAVREAMLPWLGGQFGNPSSSHAYGREAAAALAQAREAVAQLVGASQDEVVFVSGGTEADNLAILGAVLPRDRIVMSAVEHPAVEAAVLARGVEVERLQVDRNARVELVAARGRLQRPAGMLTVMLAQNETGTLQPVAELSALARAAAPDVVVHCDAAQAVGKVPVDMRALGVDLLTIVGHKFYAPVGIGALVVRRGVALHPISHGGGQQRGLRSGTEPVALAVALGAACSLAAADLVRESARQLELRELLWQRLRQGAPTLVRSGADVPTLPNTLHVRVPDRSGAAILAAAPEVAASTGSACHAVLDHGPGDMVAVGGVLGAMGVDPREAAGALRLSLGRSTTRDDIERAAQALLRGM, encoded by the coding sequence ATGTCGATGCCGATCTACCTCGATCACAACGCGACCACGCCGGTGCATCCTGCGGTGCGCGAGGCGATGTTGCCGTGGCTGGGCGGGCAGTTCGGCAATCCCTCGTCGAGTCATGCGTACGGCCGTGAGGCCGCAGCCGCGCTGGCGCAGGCGCGCGAGGCGGTCGCGCAGCTGGTCGGTGCGTCGCAGGACGAGGTCGTGTTCGTCAGCGGTGGCACCGAGGCCGACAACCTCGCGATCCTCGGCGCGGTGCTGCCCCGCGACCGCATCGTGATGTCGGCGGTCGAGCACCCCGCGGTCGAGGCGGCGGTGCTCGCCCGCGGCGTCGAGGTCGAGCGGTTGCAGGTCGATCGCAACGCGCGGGTCGAGCTCGTCGCAGCGCGAGGCCGGCTGCAGCGGCCCGCCGGCATGCTGACGGTGATGCTCGCGCAGAACGAGACCGGCACGCTGCAGCCGGTCGCGGAGCTGTCCGCGCTGGCGCGCGCCGCAGCGCCCGACGTGGTGGTGCACTGCGATGCCGCGCAGGCGGTCGGCAAGGTCCCGGTCGACATGCGGGCGCTCGGGGTCGACCTGCTCACGATCGTCGGCCACAAGTTCTACGCGCCGGTCGGCATCGGTGCGCTGGTGGTGCGCCGCGGCGTCGCGCTCCACCCGATCTCCCACGGCGGCGGGCAGCAGCGCGGGCTGCGATCGGGCACCGAGCCGGTCGCGCTCGCGGTCGCACTCGGGGCCGCGTGCTCGCTGGCGGCCGCCGACCTCGTGCGCGAGTCGGCGCGGCAGCTCGAGCTGCGCGAGCTGCTGTGGCAGCGACTTCGGCAGGGCGCGCCGACGCTGGTGCGCTCCGGTGCCGACGTGCCGACGTTGCCGAACACGCTGCACGTGCGCGTGCCCGACCGCAGCGGCGCGGCGATCCTCGCGGCCGCCCCAGAGGTCGCTGCATCGACCGGCTCGGCGTGTCACGCGGTGCTCGACCACGGACCCGGCGACATGGTCGCCGTGGGTGGCGTGCTCGGTGCGATGGGCGTGGACCCACGGGAGGCGGCCGGCGCCCTGCGGCTGTCACTCGGTCGCAGCACCACGCGCGACGACATCGAGCGCGCCGCACAGGCACTCCTGCGCGGCATGTAG